From a single Roseibium algicola genomic region:
- a CDS encoding molybdopterin-dependent oxidoreductase, with translation MSLTAPAGEVRLTVTGNIRKTNSEAAALLDDAMLEALPRHTLETSTVVTDGVKRFDGFLMRDLLEFVGADGKTVTANALNDYTIDIPMEDFVRYDVLVATHMDGERLQPSDKGPFWIVYPRDEYSDLQDIRYDYRWVWQLIQLKIK, from the coding sequence ATGTCATTGACCGCCCCAGCAGGCGAAGTCCGGCTGACGGTCACCGGCAATATCCGCAAGACAAACTCAGAGGCCGCCGCGCTTCTTGACGATGCAATGCTGGAAGCACTGCCCCGTCACACCCTCGAGACCTCAACTGTCGTCACGGATGGCGTAAAACGCTTCGACGGCTTCCTGATGCGCGACCTGCTTGAATTCGTCGGCGCCGACGGCAAGACGGTTACCGCCAATGCGCTCAACGATTATACCATCGACATCCCGATGGAAGACTTCGTGCGGTACGATGTTCTTGTCGCAACCCATATGGATGGCGAACGGCTACAACCCTCGGACAAGGGCCCCTTCTGGATCGTCTATCCCCGGGACGAGTATTCCGATCTTCAGGACATCCGTTACGACTATCGCTGGGTGTGGCAGTTGATCCAACTGAAGATCAAATGA
- a CDS encoding HAD family hydrolase: MIVFDLDDTLYLEREFAFSGYRFLDGWVKERESLEGFGNACRVLFEEGERRQIFNRALERLGHCGDSHLIADLVAAYRGHPPQIALAPDAARFLERHRGPFGLITDGPPETQNAKIVALGLDRWIENIRKTGDWPQGYGKPHPRAYEEMEGLAAGGGPMVYVADNPAKDFVTPKARGWITVQIRRAGAVHPPHAKDDAHAAHVEITSLDELDGALTVQTVSMK; encoded by the coding sequence ATGATTGTTTTTGATCTGGACGATACGCTCTATCTGGAGCGGGAGTTTGCGTTCAGCGGCTATCGTTTTCTCGACGGTTGGGTAAAAGAACGCGAAAGCCTGGAAGGCTTTGGCAACGCCTGCAGGGTGTTGTTCGAGGAAGGCGAGCGGCGTCAGATCTTCAACCGCGCGCTTGAAAGGCTCGGACACTGCGGCGACAGCCATTTGATCGCTGATCTTGTTGCGGCTTACCGTGGCCACCCGCCGCAAATTGCGCTGGCTCCGGACGCGGCGCGTTTTCTCGAGCGTCACCGCGGTCCGTTCGGTCTGATTACGGACGGTCCGCCGGAAACTCAAAACGCCAAGATCGTTGCCCTTGGTCTTGACCGCTGGATTGAGAATATCCGCAAGACCGGAGACTGGCCTCAAGGATATGGCAAACCACATCCCCGCGCTTACGAGGAAATGGAAGGACTTGCGGCAGGCGGCGGGCCGATGGTCTACGTCGCCGACAATCCCGCCAAGGACTTCGTGACGCCAAAAGCGCGCGGCTGGATCACCGTTCAGATCCGGCGGGCGGGCGCCGTGCATCCGCCGCACGCGAAAGATGATGCACACGCGGCCCATGTCGAAATAACGTCGCTGGATGAACTCGACGGCGCGTTGACGGTCCAGACGGTTTCGATGAAATAG
- a CDS encoding glycosyltransferase family 4 protein → MRRIRVLFPFVGGPVLGGSHISALSLAAALDPNRFEARVLVHFEPGAIGQKTRELGLDYEVLEDTPLMSSPGLPLPGRVGGLGYLTRTLPALRRTLKKIDPDIVHTNEGRMHANWIMPSKLSGCRHLWHHRQDPAAKGANMLAPLLADHIVSVSHYAMPSRPIRPIGDRASVIRSPFDFPAIRPDRTNSHDKLCDELSLPRDAVLLGYFGSIIKRKRPDGFVRAVDAVRRALPGRQVHGLLFGDTVDATRGLDETCKALVSSLGLNDNFHFMGFRSPVFEAMSGVDVMLVPAVNEPFGRTLIESMYLGTPVVATRHGGNIEAISDGLTGFLVEPDDPESFVEPICKLLSDPLLQTRIADAAQADAAAKYGAERHVSEISGLYEQLVEGTQVAGTAYA, encoded by the coding sequence ATGAGACGCATTCGAGTATTATTTCCGTTCGTAGGCGGACCTGTCCTGGGCGGCAGCCACATTTCGGCGCTCAGCCTTGCCGCTGCCCTGGATCCGAACCGTTTCGAGGCGCGCGTCCTCGTCCATTTCGAGCCTGGCGCCATTGGCCAAAAGACGCGGGAGCTGGGGCTCGATTACGAGGTGCTGGAGGACACGCCACTGATGTCGTCGCCCGGCCTGCCTCTGCCCGGCCGCGTAGGCGGGCTCGGCTATCTGACGCGAACACTGCCGGCCTTGCGACGAACGCTGAAAAAGATCGATCCCGATATCGTGCATACGAACGAAGGACGCATGCACGCCAACTGGATCATGCCGAGCAAACTGTCTGGCTGCCGCCACCTCTGGCATCATCGCCAGGATCCGGCTGCGAAAGGGGCGAACATGCTGGCCCCCTTGCTTGCCGACCATATCGTGAGCGTCTCACATTACGCCATGCCATCACGTCCGATCCGGCCGATTGGCGACCGAGCAAGCGTGATCCGAAGTCCTTTCGATTTTCCAGCCATACGGCCCGATCGCACAAATTCCCATGACAAGCTTTGCGACGAACTCAGCCTGCCGAGGGACGCGGTGCTGCTCGGGTATTTCGGCTCGATCATCAAACGCAAACGTCCCGATGGCTTTGTTCGGGCGGTCGATGCGGTTCGCCGCGCCTTGCCGGGGCGTCAGGTGCACGGACTGCTGTTCGGCGATACCGTCGATGCAACCCGGGGCCTGGACGAAACCTGCAAGGCGCTGGTCAGTAGCCTGGGGCTGAACGACAATTTTCATTTCATGGGCTTCCGCTCACCGGTTTTCGAGGCAATGAGCGGTGTCGATGTCATGCTTGTTCCCGCTGTCAACGAGCCATTCGGCCGGACCCTGATCGAAAGCATGTATCTGGGGACGCCTGTCGTCGCGACACGGCACGGTGGCAACATCGAAGCGATCTCGGACGGTCTGACGGGGTTCCTTGTTGAGCCGGACGATCCGGAGAGCTTTGTCGAACCTATTTGCAAACTGCTCAGTGACCCTTTGTTGCAAACCCGGATTGCCGACGCGGCGCAGGCAGATGCCGCGGCCAAGTATGGCGCCGAACGCCATGTTTCCGAAATTTCCGGCCTTTACGAACAGCTCGTCGAAGGCACCCAGGTAGCAGGTACCGCATATGCTTGA
- a CDS encoding sulfotransferase family protein: protein MLDSNIRFLIFGAAKSATTWLQRSLERSPTISMPSPELHYFSDEYHRGADWYLSQFDFSKPDAIVGEKSNTYLTQPEAAERIRRDLPDVRLIVQMREPSARAYSDYCMLLRRGEVSRNIEDHLDPAKAAGQRFINDGRYALHLRRFYDLFPPEQILLLLFEDIRRQPENQLARLATHIGHEAPLAPPVDSKVKDKNAAIVPLPLRKVLKPFRPVLDGVRHTRPMRVLRDAVARPQEYPPLSPDLEKRLQDFFAPEVSELEQRIGRPLDVWQGARKA, encoded by the coding sequence ATGCTTGACTCAAACATACGATTTCTGATTTTCGGCGCGGCCAAGTCCGCAACGACCTGGCTGCAAAGATCTCTGGAGCGCAGTCCGACGATATCGATGCCCAGCCCGGAGCTGCATTACTTTTCCGATGAGTATCACCGTGGAGCGGACTGGTACCTGTCTCAATTCGACTTCAGTAAACCGGACGCAATCGTCGGAGAGAAGTCGAATACCTATCTCACGCAGCCCGAGGCAGCAGAGCGCATCCGGCGGGACCTTCCCGATGTCCGGCTGATCGTTCAGATGCGGGAACCTTCGGCGCGTGCCTACTCCGATTATTGCATGCTCTTACGACGCGGGGAGGTGTCTCGTAACATCGAGGATCATCTCGACCCGGCGAAGGCCGCAGGACAGCGTTTCATCAACGACGGCCGTTATGCCCTGCATCTTCGCCGGTTCTACGATCTGTTCCCGCCGGAGCAGATCCTGCTGCTACTGTTCGAGGATATCCGGCGCCAGCCTGAAAATCAGCTCGCCCGCCTTGCCACGCATATCGGTCACGAAGCTCCGCTGGCTCCTCCGGTAGACAGCAAGGTGAAAGACAAGAACGCCGCCATCGTTCCACTGCCCTTGCGCAAGGTCCTGAAGCCGTTTCGCCCCGTTCTGGACGGCGTTCGGCACACCAGGCCAATGAGGGTGCTTCGCGATGCCGTCGCCCGGCCACAGGAATACCCGCCGTTGAGCCCCGATCTGGAAAAAAGGCTGCAGGACTTTTTCGCTCCGGAAGTCAGCGAACTTGAACAGCGGATCGGCAGACCGCTCGACGTCTGGCAGGGTGCACGAAAGGCGTGA
- a CDS encoding sensor histidine kinase → MTRRSDLVAYIVAGTASVAFVLLLVFSLARLLDTEAELRRNEGDNMLWAISRTQSAALLLDAEVSRHVGTISRKAAELDKRYNVMLSRLNLLSEGPQRRYMRELGLDGELEKVAGALRALEAQILEMSYGDAQTASAVHDLLQPLIEDLGRAGNQSMVRQWEATGARLDNQRAAIVQVIISIAAIIVLGAFLSFTMLRAMAEQQRIRLSLLRERETAEIYRSFVALVSHQFRTPLAVIDSAMQRVLRSGNQMPTDEIRQRASQVRYEVRGLTSLLEATLDVVRLEERQVTARPGNCHVEDLIQRVVARQSEETPERAFSLEIGNKVPQSIETDRLLAEQILDNLLSNAVKYSPVTEPVSVSVRAQNRSIFISVHDRGVGIPPEEQERVFSRFFRGHGTAGIPGTGIGLNISSQVARLLGGELSFESQAGIGSAFTLKLPEKWPGVQ, encoded by the coding sequence ATGACGCGCAGAAGCGATCTTGTCGCCTATATCGTCGCAGGCACTGCATCCGTTGCCTTCGTCTTGCTGCTCGTTTTTTCCCTCGCACGGCTTCTCGATACCGAAGCGGAATTGCGGCGCAACGAGGGGGACAACATGCTGTGGGCGATCTCACGAACGCAGTCCGCCGCGCTCCTGCTGGATGCCGAGGTTTCCCGTCATGTCGGCACCATCTCCCGCAAGGCGGCTGAACTGGACAAACGATACAACGTGATGCTTAGCCGCTTGAACCTGTTATCGGAGGGGCCTCAACGACGCTACATGCGAGAGCTGGGCCTGGACGGAGAGCTGGAAAAGGTGGCTGGGGCGCTACGAGCGCTTGAGGCACAAATCCTGGAGATGTCATATGGCGACGCCCAGACGGCTTCTGCCGTTCACGACCTTCTTCAGCCTTTGATTGAGGATCTCGGCCGCGCCGGAAACCAGTCCATGGTCCGGCAATGGGAGGCCACGGGTGCGCGGCTCGACAATCAACGTGCCGCAATCGTGCAGGTCATCATTTCCATCGCAGCGATCATTGTTCTCGGCGCCTTTCTGTCCTTCACAATGTTGCGGGCGATGGCCGAACAGCAACGCATCCGGCTGTCGCTCTTGCGTGAACGCGAAACCGCCGAGATCTATCGCAGTTTCGTTGCTCTGGTTTCTCACCAGTTTCGAACGCCGCTCGCCGTCATCGATTCCGCGATGCAGCGCGTCTTGCGAAGCGGGAACCAGATGCCAACCGATGAAATCAGGCAACGGGCAAGCCAGGTGCGCTATGAGGTCCGGGGCCTGACAAGCCTGCTGGAAGCAACGCTGGATGTCGTTCGCCTCGAAGAAAGACAGGTGACGGCCAGACCCGGAAACTGCCATGTCGAGGATCTCATTCAACGGGTCGTCGCCCGTCAGAGTGAAGAGACACCGGAGCGGGCGTTTTCCCTGGAAATTGGCAACAAGGTTCCCCAATCGATCGAGACGGACCGGTTGCTGGCGGAGCAGATCCTCGACAATCTTCTATCGAATGCGGTGAAATATTCGCCGGTTACCGAGCCGGTTTCAGTGAGTGTCCGGGCGCAGAACAGGTCCATTTTCATCTCCGTGCACGATCGGGGTGTTGGTATTCCGCCGGAGGAGCAGGAGCGCGTGTTCAGCCGCTTCTTTCGCGGTCATGGCACTGCGGGAATTCCCGGCACGGGTATCGGGCTGAACATCTCTTCCCAGGTTGCAAGATTGCTCGGGGGAGAGTTGTCTTTTGAAAGTCAGGCGGGAATAGGATCGGCCTTTACTTTGAAACTGCCGGAGAAATGGCCGGGCGTGCAATAG
- a CDS encoding LacI family DNA-binding transcriptional regulator, whose product MKRKKPLVTLRDVAEATGVNVSTVSRVLQNKGRVSQKTRTHILETAERLGYHGNPVARALKTAKSSTLLMVVPQIENPIFASAIVGAEIEAREKGFALLVSYDKGDGREIITDISRSSIIEGVIIASFDEDDRLRQMLNSTGLPHVILNRHLAGDRNCVAIDTREAARIGVEHLIAMGHRRIGHLAGRLGQFNGDMRRQGWQQALEAAGLDHGEEFVAQAGYDPAAVPAAVDKLLACGVTAIHAATLLTAAAAIARLHELKFRVPEDVSVVTMHDDLLARVVYPQVTTVALPSQEMGRAAASRLIDLIQGTAPDEGSALESLLLPPGDLIVRASVASI is encoded by the coding sequence ATGAAGCGCAAAAAACCACTTGTAACCCTGCGCGATGTGGCAGAGGCAACCGGTGTCAACGTGTCGACAGTTTCGCGCGTGCTTCAGAACAAGGGACGTGTTTCCCAAAAGACCAGAACCCATATTCTGGAAACAGCCGAACGTCTCGGTTACCACGGCAACCCGGTTGCGAGAGCCCTGAAAACCGCAAAATCCTCGACACTTTTGATGGTAGTTCCCCAGATCGAAAACCCGATCTTTGCGTCGGCGATTGTGGGGGCCGAAATCGAGGCACGCGAGAAAGGTTTTGCCCTTCTGGTCTCCTATGACAAGGGGGATGGGCGCGAGATCATCACGGACATTTCTCGATCAAGCATCATCGAGGGTGTCATCATTGCGAGTTTCGATGAGGATGACCGGTTGCGACAGATGCTTAACAGCACGGGATTGCCGCATGTGATCCTCAACCGACATCTGGCCGGTGACCGGAATTGCGTTGCGATCGATACCCGCGAGGCAGCCCGCATCGGGGTTGAGCACCTCATCGCCATGGGGCATCGCCGGATCGGGCATCTGGCCGGGCGGCTCGGCCAGTTCAATGGCGACATGCGGCGCCAGGGATGGCAACAGGCTCTCGAAGCCGCCGGCCTCGACCACGGCGAGGAATTCGTTGCCCAGGCAGGCTACGATCCTGCAGCCGTACCTGCGGCCGTCGACAAACTGTTGGCCTGCGGCGTGACCGCTATTCACGCCGCGACGTTGCTGACCGCAGCTGCGGCCATTGCCAGATTGCACGAACTCAAGTTCCGTGTGCCGGAAGATGTTTCCGTCGTCACGATGCATGACGACCTGCTTGCCCGGGTCGTTTATCCCCAGGTGACCACAGTGGCTTTACCCTCCCAGGAAATGGGGCGCGCGGCAGCCAGCCGGCTCATCGACCTGATCCAGGGAACTGCGCCTGACGAGGGCTCAGCGCTCGAAAGTCTCCTTCTTCCTCCAGGCGATCTCATCGTGCGCGCATCGGTCGCCTCCATCTGA
- a CDS encoding ATP-grasp domain-containing protein, protein MPVKKLRLLLCSAGRRVGLLQCFRSAADHLGIQLEILACDLAPDLSAACAAADRAFAVPRCDDPSYANAILDIVRDNRVDLVVPTIDTELMALACVSDAFTQLGARVHVASTEVIEIVRDKRLTSEMLEAAGVPVPKSLGHEALLSDPDALGWPVFAKPSGGSASRGLQVFQAIEELPGRFEEPMVFQQFLRGPEYTINMFVDSGGSLRTVVPHLRIQIRAGEVEKGRTVRRDDFRQIAEGVHRALPSLTGVACFQVIDDPELGPRVIEINARFGGGYPLADHAGARFAQWLLEEVSGLPCSANDDWRENVKMLRYDSAIYDG, encoded by the coding sequence GTGCCGGTCAAAAAATTACGATTGCTGCTCTGTTCTGCGGGACGCCGCGTTGGTTTGCTTCAATGTTTCCGATCTGCTGCTGACCATCTGGGAATCCAGTTGGAAATCCTCGCCTGTGATCTTGCTCCGGATTTAAGTGCAGCGTGCGCAGCTGCGGATCGGGCGTTTGCCGTGCCGCGTTGCGACGACCCGAGTTATGCCAACGCCATTCTCGACATTGTGCGTGACAACCGGGTCGATCTGGTGGTCCCGACGATTGACACGGAGTTGATGGCGCTTGCCTGCGTGTCCGACGCGTTCACTCAACTGGGAGCGCGGGTGCATGTGGCGTCGACTGAAGTCATCGAAATTGTGAGGGACAAGCGGTTGACGTCTGAAATGCTCGAGGCGGCAGGCGTGCCGGTGCCGAAATCGCTGGGACACGAGGCGTTGCTGTCCGATCCGGATGCACTCGGCTGGCCGGTGTTTGCCAAGCCGAGCGGCGGCAGCGCCAGCCGGGGACTGCAGGTCTTTCAGGCTATCGAAGAGCTGCCCGGCCGGTTTGAGGAACCAATGGTCTTTCAGCAGTTTCTGCGTGGCCCGGAATACACGATCAACATGTTCGTCGATTCAGGCGGCAGCCTGCGAACGGTGGTTCCTCATCTGCGCATCCAGATCCGCGCTGGTGAAGTCGAGAAGGGAAGAACGGTGCGACGGGATGACTTCCGGCAAATCGCCGAAGGCGTGCACCGGGCCTTGCCAAGCCTGACCGGCGTCGCCTGTTTCCAGGTGATCGACGACCCGGAGCTGGGACCGCGTGTCATTGAAATCAATGCAAGATTTGGGGGCGGGTATCCCTTGGCCGACCATGCCGGCGCGCGTTTTGCACAATGGCTTCTTGAGGAAGTGTCGGGCCTCCCGTGCAGCGCAAACGATGACTGGCGAGAAAATGTCAAAATGCTCCGATACGACAGCGCGATCTACGACGGCTGA
- a CDS encoding FAD-binding oxidoreductase, producing the protein MSNRDLVSELSELVGAENVLVDEGSRAGYAHDRLPYANFRAREGALVGTLPGLVVRPATTEQVSAIVGKASKADHPLIPYGSGSGVLGGIIPLGGEVMLDMQRMNRILKIDRDNHLVTVEAGMNGEVFEDALNAEGFTSGHLPQSLTISTVGGWAACRGGGQESSRFGKIENIVVGLKAVMPDGRVLEIRPLPKRASGPSVLDIIVGSEGTLAVITELTLRIWTLPPAEEAIVLALPDRTAALSLAKRIMQAGLHPRIVRLYDEKETASRTEGISAFETRPVMANIVVCGEEAIVAAEAALVREFAKSVDAVETETRPFDEWRAKRYVSITKQWLDKGYYNDTLEVSVNWSKASSLYDTIAARIAAEVSKDAHFSAHWSHVYPEGVCQYMTLRLPPMDQSAALPLHEKMWDIVNGETLAHGGSIAHHHGSGLFRGPWMDGEHGVGMDILRCIKASVDPQNLFNPGKLGFPPRAGSIDPYRDRGANV; encoded by the coding sequence TTGAGTAATCGTGATCTCGTTTCCGAGCTTTCGGAGCTGGTCGGTGCGGAAAACGTCCTGGTGGACGAAGGTTCGCGCGCCGGCTATGCACACGACCGTCTGCCCTATGCGAACTTCCGTGCAAGGGAAGGCGCCCTGGTCGGTACGCTGCCAGGCCTCGTCGTGCGCCCCGCCACAACGGAACAGGTCTCGGCAATTGTCGGGAAGGCAAGCAAGGCCGATCACCCCCTCATTCCCTATGGCAGCGGCTCCGGTGTCCTCGGCGGGATCATTCCCCTGGGCGGCGAAGTCATGCTCGACATGCAGCGCATGAACCGCATCCTGAAGATCGACCGGGACAACCATCTGGTAACGGTCGAAGCCGGCATGAACGGCGAAGTGTTCGAAGACGCGCTGAACGCAGAAGGTTTTACATCCGGTCATCTGCCGCAATCGCTGACCATCTCGACGGTCGGCGGGTGGGCCGCCTGCCGCGGCGGTGGTCAGGAATCGAGCCGCTTCGGTAAAATCGAGAACATTGTCGTTGGCCTCAAGGCGGTCATGCCGGATGGGCGCGTGCTGGAAATCAGGCCGCTTCCCAAGCGGGCCTCCGGACCATCGGTTCTCGATATCATCGTCGGCAGTGAAGGCACGCTTGCCGTCATAACGGAACTGACCCTGCGCATCTGGACGCTGCCGCCCGCCGAAGAGGCCATCGTGCTGGCACTTCCCGATCGCACCGCAGCCCTCTCGCTTGCCAAGCGCATCATGCAGGCGGGGCTGCATCCGCGCATCGTTCGTCTCTATGACGAAAAGGAAACCGCCTCGCGCACCGAAGGCATCAGTGCTTTTGAAACGCGCCCGGTGATGGCCAACATCGTGGTTTGCGGCGAAGAAGCCATTGTGGCTGCAGAAGCAGCACTGGTACGCGAGTTTGCAAAGAGCGTTGATGCCGTGGAAACGGAAACACGTCCCTTCGACGAATGGCGGGCAAAGCGCTACGTCTCCATTACGAAACAGTGGCTTGATAAAGGGTACTACAACGACACGCTCGAAGTCTCGGTGAACTGGAGCAAGGCTTCGTCGCTTTACGACACGATCGCAGCCCGGATTGCTGCGGAAGTCTCCAAGGACGCTCATTTCAGTGCCCACTGGTCGCATGTCTATCCGGAAGGCGTGTGCCAATACATGACCTTGCGCCTTCCTCCCATGGATCAGTCTGCAGCCTTGCCGCTGCATGAAAAAATGTGGGACATCGTCAACGGTGAAACGCTCGCGCATGGCGGCTCGATCGCTCACCACCATGGAAGCGGCCTTTTCCGCGGACCCTGGATGGACGGAGAGCACGGCGTCGGAATGGATATTCTGCGCTGTATCAAGGCCTCCGTTGATCCGCAAAACCTCTTCAATCCCGGCAAACTCGGCTTTCCACCGCGCGCCGGCTCCATCGATCCGTACCGGGACAGGGGTGCCAATGTCTGA
- a CDS encoding response regulator has translation MQSMPKSGSKLTVLCVEDQCHLRQDIIDELSAAGYDAVGAADGREALDVLETIRPHLILCDISMPRLDGYGLLETVRGRHTHLADVPFVFLTALNQRDEIIHGKRAGADDYLVKPIDYDLLLATIEARLRQVSRIDDRQKNELETLRQALAGSGSDRSLGMNGMESVLNVLSFGIVLVSLSGVVFANRAAREIHMARDGLVIDRTLHTGSSQLANDIRKLLANACEAACNGQDHLASLTVQRPSGRRDFLLTVCSLPDSTGLPNDDAKAVIFISDLAHRPRMPDEILAGLFDLTPTESEVARALAQGRRKEDIAQELSIAPTTVAFHLRNLFEKTGTNRQADLIALLLTGLVSIKGPQGDVEKRGKAEALPTT, from the coding sequence ATGCAATCAATGCCCAAATCCGGTTCGAAACTGACGGTTCTCTGTGTTGAGGACCAGTGCCATCTTCGCCAGGATATCATCGATGAACTTTCCGCTGCAGGCTATGACGCGGTCGGTGCAGCTGATGGCCGCGAAGCGCTGGACGTGCTGGAAACGATCCGCCCGCATCTTATCTTGTGCGATATCTCCATGCCCCGGCTCGACGGTTACGGCTTGCTCGAAACCGTCAGAGGCAGGCACACGCATCTCGCAGATGTTCCTTTCGTTTTCCTGACGGCGCTAAACCAGCGCGACGAGATCATTCATGGCAAGCGCGCGGGCGCGGACGATTATCTGGTCAAACCGATAGACTATGACCTGTTGCTGGCGACGATCGAGGCTCGCTTGCGCCAGGTCAGCCGGATCGATGACAGGCAAAAAAACGAACTGGAAACGCTTCGGCAGGCCCTGGCAGGCAGCGGATCGGACCGATCGCTTGGAATGAACGGCATGGAGAGCGTTCTTAACGTGCTTTCCTTCGGTATCGTGCTGGTATCATTGTCCGGTGTTGTCTTCGCAAATAGAGCAGCTCGGGAAATACATATGGCCAGGGACGGGCTGGTGATCGACCGGACACTCCATACCGGTTCATCGCAGCTCGCCAACGATATCAGGAAACTGCTGGCGAATGCCTGTGAGGCTGCCTGCAACGGACAGGACCACCTTGCCAGCCTGACGGTGCAAAGACCGTCCGGACGCCGTGATTTTCTGCTTACGGTCTGTTCGCTCCCGGACAGTACGGGATTGCCGAACGATGACGCGAAGGCGGTGATATTCATTTCGGATCTCGCGCATCGGCCAAGGATGCCGGACGAGATCCTGGCAGGCCTGTTCGATCTGACGCCGACTGAATCGGAGGTCGCCCGTGCGTTGGCGCAGGGTCGGCGAAAGGAAGACATCGCGCAGGAGCTTTCAATCGCACCGACGACAGTCGCTTTTCATTTGCGCAATCTCTTCGAAAAGACCGGAACCAATCGTCAGGCAGACCTCATCGCACTGCTTCTCACCGGCCTTGTCTCGATCAAGGGACCGCAGGGGGACGTTGAGAAACGTGGAAAGGCTGAAGCGCTTCCAACAACGTGA
- a CDS encoding glycosyltransferase, protein MDYVGSEGAGLEVGTDTAAPVMHVITNFAASGGAETMLARLLAATSEPAIVVPLIGVSERNLSLAGRPDVEYHPLNARGAVHMPGAILKLTGLMREKRPRAVLCWMYHAMVVGTLSARLSGAPPVFWTVRQALDDPRSLTRSTRLAVAGARMLSSRAAGIVYNSARAREQHEQYGYAARFGKVIPNGVVVPEQADPTPRKARVFGIAARFHPQKDHLNFFRAAAQIAAQFPDARFVAAGFGLDDRNSEVLAMIEDAGLDPARLELLGELRDMGDFYSQIDVLVLSSRTEGFPNVVAEAMSHARPVVTTNVGDAALVVADTGKVVSPGDPDALCDAMAEFARMPPEQVADLGKRARQRIVANYQVKHILGEYQEVLSQRGPA, encoded by the coding sequence ATGGACTACGTTGGCAGCGAAGGTGCCGGACTGGAGGTTGGAACGGACACTGCCGCGCCGGTCATGCATGTGATTACGAATTTCGCCGCCAGCGGCGGAGCGGAAACGATGCTGGCAAGGCTCCTGGCAGCGACATCCGAACCGGCAATCGTGGTCCCTCTGATCGGCGTTTCAGAGCGCAACCTGAGTTTGGCCGGACGACCGGACGTGGAATATCATCCGCTCAACGCACGCGGAGCGGTGCACATGCCGGGTGCAATCCTGAAACTGACAGGGCTGATGCGGGAGAAGCGCCCGCGAGCGGTGCTGTGCTGGATGTATCATGCAATGGTTGTCGGCACCTTGTCAGCGCGCTTGTCCGGGGCGCCGCCCGTCTTCTGGACGGTGCGCCAGGCACTTGACGATCCGCGCAGCCTGACGCGAAGCACACGCCTCGCCGTCGCAGGGGCACGCATGCTATCGTCTCGCGCCGCCGGCATCGTTTACAATTCGGCACGGGCAAGAGAACAGCACGAACAGTATGGCTATGCCGCGCGGTTCGGAAAGGTCATCCCGAACGGCGTCGTGGTTCCCGAGCAGGCGGACCCCACGCCGCGCAAGGCCCGTGTGTTCGGTATAGCCGCGCGCTTTCATCCTCAAAAGGACCACTTGAACTTCTTCCGGGCCGCAGCGCAGATCGCCGCACAATTTCCCGATGCTCGCTTTGTTGCCGCAGGTTTCGGTCTTGATGACCGCAACAGCGAAGTTCTGGCCATGATTGAAGACGCAGGGCTTGATCCGGCACGTCTGGAATTGCTTGGGGAGCTGCGTGACATGGGGGATTTCTATTCGCAGATAGATGTTCTCGTCCTGTCGTCCAGAACGGAAGGGTTCCCGAATGTCGTCGCCGAAGCTATGAGCCATGCCCGTCCGGTGGTCACCACCAATGTCGGCGACGCGGCACTTGTTGTCGCGGATACCGGCAAGGTTGTTTCACCGGGCGATCCGGATGCGCTGTGCGATGCGATGGCCGAATTTGCCCGAATGCCCCCCGAGCAGGTTGCCGATCTCGGCAAAAGGGCTCGGCAGCGCATCGTGGCGAACTACCAGGTGAAGCATATTCTCGGTGAATACCAGGAGGTCCTGTCGCAGCGTGGTCCAGCCTGA